Proteins encoded within one genomic window of Opitutales bacterium:
- a CDS encoding YicC family protein has translation MNSMTGYGRGSAQTATLEISVEISSVNRRNLEVSVNSPKEWMGLDQALSGKLREVLGRGKVSVSVRAAAYGGVEGLVWDDAAVKVSIERFQALAEHNGIPFEPSSAFLLDLVKAIRPSSTLPEYSAVAAEVLTAFDAALGAFIEMRATEGAALKDDLMQRLGSLKGFLQQIVGYAEGVVAAYRDRLFQRLRQLNLEDLDLDDERVLKEIALFADRCDISEEITRLNSHFEQFSDCLAQTQSTGRKMDFIIQEINREFNTIGSKANRIEISQAVIDAKNELERIREQAANVE, from the coding sequence ATGAATAGTATGACCGGGTATGGGCGCGGATCCGCTCAGACAGCGACGTTGGAAATCAGCGTAGAGATCTCATCGGTGAATCGCCGGAATCTGGAGGTGTCGGTGAACTCTCCGAAGGAATGGATGGGCTTAGATCAGGCATTGTCCGGCAAGTTGCGTGAGGTGCTCGGGCGAGGGAAGGTAAGTGTGTCGGTACGAGCAGCCGCTTATGGTGGGGTAGAAGGCTTGGTGTGGGACGACGCTGCCGTCAAAGTCTCTATCGAACGCTTTCAGGCTCTGGCTGAGCATAACGGTATCCCTTTTGAGCCGTCTTCAGCATTCCTCTTGGATTTGGTAAAGGCGATCCGTCCCAGCAGCACACTGCCTGAATATAGTGCCGTCGCGGCTGAGGTTCTGACGGCCTTTGATGCGGCGCTCGGTGCGTTTATCGAAATGCGTGCGACAGAGGGGGCCGCATTGAAGGATGATTTAATGCAGCGGCTAGGAAGCTTGAAGGGCTTTTTGCAACAAATCGTTGGATACGCAGAAGGTGTTGTGGCGGCGTACCGTGATCGCCTTTTTCAGCGACTGCGGCAGCTCAATCTTGAGGACTTGGATTTAGATGACGAACGTGTGCTCAAGGAGATCGCACTTTTTGCAGATCGCTGTGACATTTCCGAGGAAATTACCCGATTGAATAGCCACTTTGAACAGTTTTCTGACTGTCTGGCACAGACGCAGTCCACGGGGCGAAAGATGGATTTCATCATTCAGGAGATTAATCGCGAGTTTAACACGATCGGTTCTAAGGCTAATCGCATCGAAATATCACAGGCTGTCATCGATGCTAAAAATGAGCTCGAGCGCATCCGCGAACAGGCGGCCAATGTGGAGTAG
- a CDS encoding GNAT family N-acetyltransferase encodes MIESNLVRIEPIRLEHALPLSKWVNDPDMWQWWLREPPTTIDKLERSIREAFKERDSGLREPFAVFSKELQTYVGETSFWFDSEDEVEIGSTWLCAELRGTGFNRAVKHLMITHASRVYGSCELVLQTDELNLRSQRAIEAIGGVEFKRMKADKITWDGRVRTSVFYRVKRA; translated from the coding sequence ATGATCGAAAGCAATCTAGTTCGCATCGAGCCGATCAGGTTGGAGCATGCCCTACCACTTTCTAAATGGGTGAACGATCCTGATATGTGGCAGTGGTGGTTGCGCGAGCCGCCGACTACCATCGACAAGCTTGAGCGATCCATCCGCGAGGCGTTTAAGGAGCGTGATTCAGGGTTAAGGGAGCCGTTTGCTGTTTTTTCCAAAGAGCTCCAAACATACGTAGGCGAAACTTCCTTTTGGTTTGATTCTGAAGATGAAGTCGAAATTGGATCGACTTGGCTTTGCGCGGAATTGCGTGGGACAGGGTTTAATCGAGCGGTGAAGCACTTAATGATAACCCACGCTTCACGTGTCTATGGAAGCTGCGAGCTTGTTCTACAGACGGATGAGCTGAATTTAAGATCTCAGAGGGCGATTGAGGCAATTGGAGGTGTGGAATTTAAGCGAATGAAGGCAGATAAGATCACATGGGACGGGCGGGTGAGGACATCTGTTTTTTATCGGGTAAAAAGGGCCTGA
- a CDS encoding transcriptional regulator, giving the protein MNSQRTIPTRRKLFRILKEEGGRSAETLAEHLGLTKMGVLKHLHVARDEGLVEERSQAHKRGRPTKIWSLTEKADAVFPDAHAELAASLISQMRASLGESAVKQLMDTRTREQIEMYSGHVKSLKSAAAKARKLAQLRSDEGYMATVEQSGDDLLLIERHCPICVAAKACSGLCASEGEVFSALFSDHDVNREEHIISGDGRCAYRISMKNEG; this is encoded by the coding sequence GAAAGCTTTTCCGCATTTTGAAGGAAGAGGGCGGACGTTCTGCTGAAACTTTGGCGGAACATTTGGGCCTTACAAAGATGGGGGTACTAAAGCACCTACACGTGGCTAGGGACGAAGGATTGGTAGAGGAAAGGAGTCAGGCGCACAAGCGTGGAAGGCCGACCAAAATATGGAGCCTTACTGAGAAGGCAGATGCTGTATTTCCGGATGCTCACGCTGAGTTGGCGGCTTCATTAATTAGCCAAATGAGGGCCTCTCTAGGCGAGAGCGCAGTGAAGCAATTGATGGACACGCGGACGCGGGAGCAGATCGAGATGTATTCGGGACATGTGAAATCGTTAAAGAGCGCGGCGGCAAAGGCACGGAAACTGGCACAATTGCGCAGCGATGAAGGCTACATGGCTACGGTTGAGCAGTCGGGTGACGATCTCTTGCTCATCGAACGCCATTGTCCCATTTGTGTGGCTGCAAAGGCGTGTTCGGGACTGTGTGCGAGTGAGGGTGAAGTGTTTTCTGCCTTGTTTTCTGATCACGATGTGAACCGGGAGGAGCATATTATAAGTGGGGATGGCCGGTGTGCGTATCGGATAAGTATGAAGAATGAAGGTTGA
- a CDS encoding cation:proton antiporter yields WSPTQGLFLGALFSISSSMVAINVINERNEMQLPRAQLAMGALIFEDILAIILLVILTGLAVDGRFNLDATGIAVSGVGLFVVASYFVGRLVIVKVLDYIEKQGRTEYWVLFAIGVMLGEGLLAAHFDFSLALGAFLAGAIMAGTRQMEQIERAIEPLRILFGALFFVSVGMRVEPQEVINGLGLSLVVSILIILGKTFTVWFGFVIAGQRSSSSFKGSLVKSQIGEFGFIIAALGIDLGVAGAEMMNLAVGVALITIIFTPILAKAADPLFEWIDTHTPSGVRTAGKAYTDLLTSFKRSLENKKLLVLLRRPTLQIVFSFIVVNAVVAVAYILAGVIENTPELDATHDWWRWGIWLLAGVACLPLIISILRNVNAIVMMLTEASFQHTGDLFSLGGRTRNAINGLIMFMIVPVFGIVYFGAAASFLPRGTALIAFAAILITTGLVFWNRLIAVNSQLERAFFDSLNQQQATESAKQRKQLLSSLSKHACFSVELEDYTIVAASEPVTRRINQLGVREATGAAIVGIGRDGSWIYNPPPEAILFAGDHIILAGTNRQLQQAKRHLGKAARNQENSPQTRPDIARLLIEANSELEGNTLAGLDLRHRFGVTALGIQRGDNWLSPPKPDDLILSGDVLVLIGGKHRLNEITPLAHHRDSIDA; encoded by the coding sequence TGGAGCCCAACACAAGGGCTCTTTCTTGGAGCACTCTTCTCCATTAGCTCTTCGATGGTCGCAATCAATGTGATCAATGAACGCAATGAGATGCAGCTCCCGCGGGCCCAGCTGGCGATGGGGGCGCTTATTTTCGAGGACATCCTCGCCATCATTTTGTTAGTTATCCTGACTGGACTGGCAGTCGATGGGCGCTTCAATCTGGACGCAACGGGTATCGCCGTGTCCGGTGTCGGCCTCTTTGTTGTAGCTAGCTACTTCGTGGGGCGCCTAGTCATCGTAAAGGTTCTTGATTATATAGAGAAACAAGGGCGCACAGAATACTGGGTTTTATTTGCAATCGGTGTGATGCTCGGTGAAGGCCTCTTGGCAGCCCACTTCGATTTCTCCCTTGCTCTCGGCGCGTTTCTCGCCGGAGCCATCATGGCAGGCACGCGCCAAATGGAACAGATTGAACGTGCGATCGAGCCGCTGCGCATTCTTTTTGGGGCTCTATTTTTTGTCTCAGTTGGCATGCGTGTGGAACCTCAGGAGGTAATCAATGGCCTTGGACTTTCATTAGTGGTGAGCATCCTGATCATTCTTGGGAAAACGTTTACGGTTTGGTTTGGTTTCGTCATCGCAGGTCAACGTTCTAGCTCTTCATTTAAAGGCTCGCTGGTTAAATCACAGATTGGAGAATTCGGATTCATTATCGCTGCCCTTGGTATCGACCTCGGTGTTGCAGGCGCTGAAATGATGAACCTTGCAGTCGGCGTTGCGCTGATCACTATAATTTTCACACCGATTCTAGCTAAGGCGGCTGACCCATTATTTGAATGGATCGATACCCATACCCCCAGCGGTGTCCGCACTGCAGGTAAAGCCTACACCGACCTACTTACCTCGTTTAAACGATCTCTGGAGAACAAAAAGCTCCTCGTCCTCCTGCGCCGCCCCACCCTTCAAATTGTATTCTCCTTCATCGTGGTGAACGCTGTAGTCGCTGTCGCTTACATCCTAGCCGGAGTCATCGAAAACACCCCAGAGCTGGATGCAACGCACGATTGGTGGCGCTGGGGAATTTGGCTTCTGGCTGGCGTCGCCTGCCTGCCCCTCATCATTTCGATTCTGCGCAATGTAAACGCCATTGTCATGATGTTGACCGAAGCATCATTCCAGCATACGGGAGATCTTTTCAGTCTTGGAGGCCGCACGCGCAACGCCATCAACGGGCTCATCATGTTCATGATCGTGCCTGTGTTCGGCATTGTATACTTTGGAGCAGCAGCCAGCTTCCTGCCACGCGGGACTGCACTCATAGCCTTTGCAGCCATCCTCATCACCACGGGCCTTGTATTCTGGAACCGACTCATTGCGGTGAATAGCCAGTTAGAGCGGGCTTTCTTTGATAGCCTTAACCAGCAGCAAGCAACGGAATCAGCCAAACAGAGGAAGCAACTCCTTTCCAGCCTAAGTAAACACGCGTGCTTCAGCGTAGAACTAGAAGACTACACGATTGTTGCCGCCTCAGAACCGGTGACACGCCGCATCAACCAGCTGGGTGTTCGCGAAGCAACGGGAGCCGCGATTGTCGGTATCGGCCGTGACGGTTCTTGGATTTACAACCCCCCGCCCGAAGCAATTCTCTTCGCCGGCGACCACATCATTCTCGCCGGAACAAACCGCCAACTGCAACAGGCTAAACGACATCTCGGAAAGGCTGCGCGCAATCAAGAGAACAGCCCGCAGACCAGACCCGATATCGCGCGTCTACTGATCGAAGCGAATTCGGAACTCGAAGGAAATACGCTTGCCGGACTCGATCTGCGGCACCGCTTCGGTGTCACTGCCCTCGGAATCCAGCGCGGAGACAACTGGCTCTCCCCTCCCAAACCTGACGACTTGATCCTGTCGGGCGATGTGCTCGTCCTCATAGGCGGCAAACACCGCCTCAACGAAATCACACCCCTAGCTCATCACCGCGACAGCATCGATGCTTAG